The DNA segment TAGAAAAATTCGGCGCAGAGAAAGATGAAATCATCGCCTTCGATAAAGCCTTCCACGGTCGTACTTTCTTCACCGTGAGCGTTGGCGGTCAAGCGGCTTATTCAGATGGTTTTGGTCCAAAACCACAAAGCATCACCCACTTACCTTATAACGATGTTGCGGCATTAGAAGCGGCCGTATCGGATAAAACCTGTGCCATTATGCTTGAGCCACTGCAAGGTGAGGGCGGTATTATCGATGCCGATCCTGCATTCTTAAAAGCGGTTCGCGAACTGGCCGACAAGCACAATGCACTGGTGATTTTCGACGAAGTACAAACCGGTGTTGGTCGTACTGGTGAACTCTACGCTTACATGGGCACCGACATAGTGCCGGATATTCTGACCACGGCTAAAGCGCTAGGCGGCGGTTTCCCTATCGCTGCTATGTTGACTACCGCTGAAATTGCTGAGCACCTGAAAGTGGGTACTCACGGTTCTACTTATGGTGGTAACCCATTAGCTTGCGCTATCGGTAACGCAGTATTAGACGTGGTTAACACACCAGAAGTCTTGAACGGTGTGAAACATCGCGAGCAGTTATTGCGCGATGGTCTGAACAAAATTAATGAAAAATATCATGTTTTCTCTGAAATTCGCGGTAAAGGCTTGCTGTTAGGGGCGGTTCTAAACGAACAGTACCAAGGTCGTTCACGTGACTTTTTAGTAGCGTCTGTTGCGGAAGGCTTAATGAGCCTGATGGCGGGTGCTAACGTGGTACGTTTTGCTCCTTCACTGGTGATCCCTGAGGCAGATATTGCAGAAGGCCTGGCACGTTTTGAGCGTGCTGTGGCGAGCATCGCTGCTGCCTAAGCGACCAAAGGAGTGCTGAATATTATTCGCACTCCTTTTTTGTCAGGGAATACTTGCGTGCATCCATCCTGTCTTTTTCAAGATAGGCGCCTTGTTGCACAGCAAGCTTAAGTGAGGAGACACTAAGATGTTAATCATACGTCCTATTCAGGCAGGCGATTTTGAATCTCTATATCAAATCGCCGAAGAATCTGGCCATGGCTTTACCTCATTGCCAGTCAATGCCGATTTGCTGAGGCATAAAATTGCCCGCGCAGAAGCCTCATTCGTTAAGGTGATTGATAAGCCCTTCGATGAAGGCTATTTGATGGTGCTTGAGGATACCGCGACCCGCGAAGTGGTCGGTACCTGTGCCATCGAAGCCGCCGTAGGTATGGAAGATGCCTTCTACCACTATCGCCTCGGGACCGAGGTCTACCATTCTGAGCAAATCGAAGTTCGCAACGAGGTGGAAACCTTAACCCTGTGCCACGATTACACTGGCGCCGCCGAGCTTTGTACCCTGTTTTTGCGCGAAGGTTATCGCAAAGGGAACAATGGCCGGATGTTGTCCCGCAGCCGTTTTCTGTTTTTGGCACAGCACGCTAAACGCTTTGGTGAGACAGTGATTGCCGAAATGCGTGGCGTGAGCGACACCGCTGGCAATTCTCCCTTCTACTGCTGGTTACAGAAAAACTTCTTAGGCATTGATTTTATTCAGGCGGATTACCTGTCGGGACTAGGCAAAAAAGCCTTTATGGCGGAGATGATGCCCCGTAACCCAGTGTATGTTTGCCTGCTGCCCGAAGAAGCGCAAAAAGTGATTGGCGAAGTGCACACCAATACGCGTCCTGCCTTGAGTTTGCTGCAGGCCGAAGGCTTTAGATGCCGTGGTTATGTGGATATTTTCGATGGCGGTCCAACGGTGGAATGCCGTCTCTCAGATATCCGCGCCGTGCGTGAAAGCCGTCTGCTGACCGTGGATATTGGTGAAATGCCTGAATCCGATAAGCAATTTATTGTCTCTAACACTCAATTAGCCAATTACCGTGCGACCTCTGCTTGTCTTGCTGTCGATGACAAAACTGAGCAGGTGGTAATTAGTCCAGAACTCGCCGAGGGTTTGTTACTCGCAAAAGGCGATCAAATCCGTATTTTGGCAATGTAGGAATAGCAAATGACACATTTTATTAAAGGCCAGTGGCAAGCTGGCAAGGGTCATGATGTGGCCTCTAGCAACCCAGCAAATGGCGAAATCATTTGGCGTGGTCAAACGGCAACGGCCGAGCAAGTCAACGCCGCCGTTGATGCCGCCCGTGAAGCTCAGTTCGATTGGTTTATGTTAGGTTTTGATGCGCGTTTAAAGATTGTTGAAGCCTATCGCAGCCAACTCGAAGCGAACAAAGCCGAATTAGCCGAAACGATCGCTCAGGAAACCGGTAAACCTCAATGGGAAACGGCGACAGAAGCGGCGGCCATGATTGGTAAGATTGGCCTGTCGGCAACGGCTTACAATAAGCGTACTGGCACAGAGGCCAATGATACGCCAGCAGGGCGCGCGGTACTGCGCCATAAACCCCACGGTGTGGTTGCT comes from the Shewanella mangrovisoli genome and includes:
- the astA gene encoding arginine N-succinyltransferase; the encoded protein is MLIIRPIQAGDFESLYQIAEESGHGFTSLPVNADLLRHKIARAEASFVKVIDKPFDEGYLMVLEDTATREVVGTCAIEAAVGMEDAFYHYRLGTEVYHSEQIEVRNEVETLTLCHDYTGAAELCTLFLREGYRKGNNGRMLSRSRFLFLAQHAKRFGETVIAEMRGVSDTAGNSPFYCWLQKNFLGIDFIQADYLSGLGKKAFMAEMMPRNPVYVCLLPEEAQKVIGEVHTNTRPALSLLQAEGFRCRGYVDIFDGGPTVECRLSDIRAVRESRLLTVDIGEMPESDKQFIVSNTQLANYRATSACLAVDDKTEQVVISPELAEGLLLAKGDQIRILAM
- a CDS encoding aspartate aminotransferase family protein, with product MSVDMKLNRAQFDAVMVPNYAPAAVIPVRGEGSRVWDQEGNEFIDFAGGIAVNCLGHCHPALVNALKTQGEKLWHLSNVMTNEPALELATKLVNSTFAERVYFANSGAEANEAALKLARRYALEKFGAEKDEIIAFDKAFHGRTFFTVSVGGQAAYSDGFGPKPQSITHLPYNDVAALEAAVSDKTCAIMLEPLQGEGGIIDADPAFLKAVRELADKHNALVIFDEVQTGVGRTGELYAYMGTDIVPDILTTAKALGGGFPIAAMLTTAEIAEHLKVGTHGSTYGGNPLACAIGNAVLDVVNTPEVLNGVKHREQLLRDGLNKINEKYHVFSEIRGKGLLLGAVLNEQYQGRSRDFLVASVAEGLMSLMAGANVVRFAPSLVIPEADIAEGLARFERAVASIAAA